One Sulfurospirillum tamanense DNA window includes the following coding sequences:
- the bamA gene encoding outer membrane protein assembly factor BamA, with product MKTLTILPLLAATSLMAITIESVTYNGLVRLSPDSAKEITGLEKGKQLDIEQVDVAIKKLYMQNYFNDIWIEEDGGHVTVFVKEKPAIARIEFEGVGQNDKEVLEPLLGVRKGMMYDERTLAEAKKRIQQFFEAKGFFDTVVEVKSEPLAQEGSLHVKFLVNRGEKIIIRSVQMCGAEALGYKNVEPVLGNKEREMLGWFWGFNSGELKVHELPLDSDRIKDEYMKRGHLDVQVSTPFLKTYTDSFNATLTYQVVEGEVYKVESITFNAPEGLLDEEALRDELSLVEGKVASVERLRKDLQLVEVAVADQGYAFVRVFPDLVQNKENKTVSITYVVTPGEKVRVRNVRIAGNTRTIDRVIRREMYLTEGAMYSRTDLVDSRNAIRRTGYFEDATITEERVSRNEMDLLVSVKETSTGAISGGIGYGTSDGLLLSASVSDGNVLGSGLKGMVSVERSEKELTGRISLTNPRVFDSVYSLGGSIYSEDNEWIDYDEQKVGFDISLGRQFGRYTSVGLTYVLEEVELSNMTQALKDEYGYEEGKRIKSSIAPSASFNNTDDYYLPRSGVSASASLEFAGLGGDYEFVKNHYRFAYFYGLKDAMDYDLILRYKARLSLAWDNGYLPRNERLYLGGVSNLRGFASRSVSPKNAAGTLLGGEMSFVNSIEASFPLVERLKMRGALFFDYGMIGDSNIADETRASAGVVLEWTSPLGPIALIFAEPIESKSGDDTASFEFTIGRQF from the coding sequence ATGAAAACACTCACCATACTTCCCTTATTAGCAGCAACATCGCTGATGGCCATCACCATAGAATCTGTTACTTACAATGGCCTTGTTCGCCTTTCGCCTGATTCAGCAAAAGAGATTACGGGCCTTGAAAAAGGCAAGCAACTTGATATTGAACAGGTAGATGTTGCTATCAAAAAACTTTACATGCAAAATTATTTTAATGACATCTGGATAGAAGAAGATGGTGGTCATGTTACTGTTTTTGTCAAAGAAAAGCCTGCGATTGCACGTATTGAGTTTGAGGGTGTGGGGCAAAATGACAAAGAAGTTCTTGAGCCTCTTTTGGGTGTGCGCAAAGGAATGATGTACGATGAAAGAACTCTTGCTGAAGCCAAAAAGCGCATTCAACAATTTTTTGAAGCTAAAGGGTTTTTTGATACGGTCGTGGAAGTTAAAAGCGAGCCTCTTGCGCAAGAGGGAAGCTTACATGTAAAGTTTTTGGTAAACCGCGGTGAAAAGATTATTATCCGTTCTGTGCAAATGTGTGGAGCAGAGGCACTGGGTTATAAAAATGTTGAACCTGTGCTTGGTAACAAAGAGCGTGAAATGCTAGGGTGGTTTTGGGGATTTAACTCAGGGGAACTAAAAGTACATGAGCTTCCTCTGGACAGCGACCGCATTAAAGACGAATACATGAAGCGTGGGCATTTGGATGTGCAAGTATCCACTCCTTTCCTTAAAACCTATACCGACAGCTTTAATGCAACCCTGACATACCAAGTGGTTGAGGGAGAGGTTTATAAGGTGGAATCTATCACCTTTAATGCACCAGAGGGATTGTTGGACGAAGAGGCATTACGTGATGAGCTTTCTCTTGTGGAGGGCAAGGTGGCGAGTGTTGAACGGTTGCGAAAGGATTTGCAACTTGTAGAAGTTGCGGTTGCGGATCAAGGGTATGCGTTTGTGCGGGTTTTTCCTGATTTGGTGCAAAACAAAGAAAACAAAACCGTGTCCATTACTTACGTTGTTACTCCAGGCGAAAAAGTGCGCGTGCGCAATGTGCGTATCGCGGGCAATACACGTACAATTGACCGCGTTATACGCCGTGAAATGTACTTGACTGAGGGTGCAATGTATAGCCGTACTGACTTGGTGGATTCGCGCAATGCTATTCGCCGAACGGGCTATTTTGAAGATGCGACCATCACAGAAGAGCGTGTGAGTCGTAATGAAATGGATCTTTTGGTAAGCGTAAAAGAGACATCCACAGGAGCCATTAGTGGGGGTATTGGGTATGGAACTTCTGATGGGTTGTTGCTGAGTGCTAGTGTGTCTGATGGCAACGTACTTGGAAGCGGACTGAAGGGAATGGTGAGCGTGGAACGATCGGAAAAAGAGTTGACAGGACGCATCTCCTTAACCAACCCGCGCGTTTTTGACTCGGTGTATAGTCTGGGAGGAAGTATCTACTCGGAAGATAATGAATGGATTGATTACGATGAGCAAAAAGTAGGGTTTGATATCTCTTTGGGAAGGCAGTTTGGCCGGTACACTTCCGTGGGGCTAACCTATGTGCTAGAAGAAGTTGAGTTGTCAAATATGACCCAAGCCTTAAAAGATGAATATGGCTATGAAGAAGGAAAGCGTATTAAAAGCTCTATTGCCCCTTCAGCTTCTTTTAACAACACAGATGATTATTATCTCCCTCGCTCTGGGGTTAGCGCCAGTGCTTCTTTGGAGTTTGCGGGGCTTGGCGGGGATTATGAATTCGTAAAAAACCACTACCGCTTTGCTTATTTTTACGGCCTAAAAGATGCGATGGATTATGATTTGATTTTGCGCTACAAAGCACGCCTTTCCCTGGCATGGGATAATGGTTATTTGCCCCGCAACGAACGGCTATACTTGGGCGGTGTGAGCAATCTAAGAGGCTTTGCTTCCCGTTCCGTTTCTCCTAAAAACGCCGCTGGCACCCTCCTTGGTGGAGAGATGTCTTTTGTAAACTCTATCGAAGCGAGCTTTCCTTTGGTGGAACGGCTCAAAATGCGTGGCGCATTATTTTTTGACTATGGGATGATTGGAGATAGTAACATCGCCGATGAGACGCGCGCGAGTGCGGGTGTGGTGTTAGAATGGACCTCTCCCCTTGGACCAATTGCGCTTATTTTTGCAGAACCCATTGAATCAAAAAGTGGAGACGATACGGCGAGTTTTGAGTTCACAATCGGGCGCCAGTTTTAG